In a single window of the Falco rusticolus isolate bFalRus1 chromosome 13, bFalRus1.pri, whole genome shotgun sequence genome:
- the LOC119157075 gene encoding receptor-transporting protein 3-like isoform X1 — translation MKTWHDIFAAKIADFHLKEPWTLQEDDTLQVHALKPGWKEFVQRRAPGRFQCSQCFHEWSSAKVHILFHMCRCQGWGMVLMRIFRQACRRCPNPRLQEPEFSLEPVEMLLHNLVLKILEYFYHIPIQPSDLLEVMVDVAVAGPHDSTHCEGCQLGVCSKSWPAPASDARESLMGASKAKTHRTPKCQGMRPDATPSHRPSPSHHPSPSHHPSPFKNSFPWKRCCCCIGSSLLCVLAVLFFILLYFTFK, via the exons ATGAAGACCTGGCATGACATTTTTGCAGCAAAGATTGCAGATTTTCACTTGAAAGAGCCATGGACTCTTCAAGAGGATGATACCCTGCAGGTGCATGCCCTCAAGCCTGGCTGGAAGGAGTTTGTGCAACGCCGTGCTCCTGGGAG GTTTCAGTGCTCCCAGTGCTTTCATGAGTGGTCTTCAGCCAAAGTGCACATCCTGTTCCACATGTGccggtgccagggctggggcatggTGTTGATGCGGATCTTTCGCCAGGCATGCAGGCGGTGTCCCAACCCCCGGCTGCAGGAGCCCGAATTCAGCCTGGAGCCTGTGGAAATGCTTCTGCACAACCTGGTGCTAAAGATCCTCGAGTACTTCTACCACATTCCCATCCAGCCCTCTGACCTCCTGGAAGTCATGGTGGATGTAGCGGTGGCGGGGCCACACGACAGCACCCACTGTGAGGGCTGCCAGCTTGGCGTTTGCAGCAAGTCATGGCCGGCTCCAGCGTCAGATGCCCGGGAGTCTCTGATGGGTGCAAGCAAGGCCAAGACACATCGCACCCCAAAATGCCAGGGCATGAGACCCGATGCAACCCCAAGCCACCGTCCCTCTCCAAGCCACCATCCCTCTCCAAGCCACCATCCCTCTCCCTTTAAGAACAGTTTCCCCTGGAAacgttgctgctgctgcatcgGCAGctctttgctctgtgttttgGCAGTGCTCTTCTTCATCCTGCTTTATTTCACCTTTAAGTAA
- the LOC119157075 gene encoding receptor-transporting protein 3-like isoform X2: protein MIPCRFQCSQCFHEWSSAKVHILFHMCRCQGWGMVLMRIFRQACRRCPNPRLQEPEFSLEPVEMLLHNLVLKILEYFYHIPIQPSDLLEVMVDVAVAGPHDSTHCEGCQLGVCSKSWPAPASDARESLMGASKAKTHRTPKCQGMRPDATPSHRPSPSHHPSPSHHPSPFKNSFPWKRCCCCIGSSLLCVLAVLFFILLYFTFK, encoded by the exons ATGATACCCTGCAG GTTTCAGTGCTCCCAGTGCTTTCATGAGTGGTCTTCAGCCAAAGTGCACATCCTGTTCCACATGTGccggtgccagggctggggcatggTGTTGATGCGGATCTTTCGCCAGGCATGCAGGCGGTGTCCCAACCCCCGGCTGCAGGAGCCCGAATTCAGCCTGGAGCCTGTGGAAATGCTTCTGCACAACCTGGTGCTAAAGATCCTCGAGTACTTCTACCACATTCCCATCCAGCCCTCTGACCTCCTGGAAGTCATGGTGGATGTAGCGGTGGCGGGGCCACACGACAGCACCCACTGTGAGGGCTGCCAGCTTGGCGTTTGCAGCAAGTCATGGCCGGCTCCAGCGTCAGATGCCCGGGAGTCTCTGATGGGTGCAAGCAAGGCCAAGACACATCGCACCCCAAAATGCCAGGGCATGAGACCCGATGCAACCCCAAGCCACCGTCCCTCTCCAAGCCACCATCCCTCTCCAAGCCACCATCCCTCTCCCTTTAAGAACAGTTTCCCCTGGAAacgttgctgctgctgcatcgGCAGctctttgctctgtgttttgGCAGTGCTCTTCTTCATCCTGCTTTATTTCACCTTTAAGTAA